Part of the Flavobacteriales bacterium genome, TTCCTAAGGAAATGGCTTCGTTAAAGGCTTTAGCAATTTCTATTCTTCCTTCTGAATCAGCGTAGAGAATTCTTGCTTGAGAACCTACCACTAACTTGTTTTCTTGGGCTCCATCTATCCATTGGATATTGTCTAACATCTGCTGAGAAATCTCTTTTGGAGCTTTTTTGTTAAGATTTCTTAAAACTTCTTTTGCTAGATCGTCCGTGTAAGCCAAGTCTTCTGGTTTACCAGAAGTACATACCCAACGGAAGGGTCCAAATCCATAATCAAAGCACATTGGTCCCATGATATCTTGTACATAAGATGGGTATTTGAAATCTACACCATTTTCTGCCATAATATCTGCTCCAGCACGTGATGCTTCCAAGAGGAAGGCATTTCCATAATCAAAGAAATAAGTTCCCTTTGCCGTGTGTTTGTTTATTGCATCTGTTTGCCTTCTTAAGGATTCCTGTACTTTTTCTTTAAAAAGTTCAGGCTGATTAGCCATCATTTCATTGGCTTCTTCAAAGCTTAGCTGTACTGGGTAATATCCTCCTGCCCACGGGTTGTGTAAAGAGGTTTGGTCGGATCCTAGATCGACATAAAGGTTTTCTTCTGCAAATTTTTCCCAAATTTCTACAACATTTCCTAAGTAGGCTATTGAAACAACTTCTTTGTTTTCTTTGGCTTTTCTTACACGAATGACCAGTTCGTCTATATGTTCAACTACTTCGTCAATCCATCCTTGTTCATGACGGATTTTAGTGATCTTTGGGTTTACTTCTGCACAAACTGTGATACAACCTGCGATATTTCCTGCTTTTGGTTGAGCACCGCTCATTCCTCCTAAACCTGCTGTTAGAAAGACTTTTCCTGAGAGGTCTTCACCATTTTTAGCTATTTTTCTTCCTGCATTGAGTACTGTAATTGTCGTTCCATGTACAATTCCTTGTGGACCAATATACATATAAGACCCAGCAGTCATTTGACCATATTGAGTAACTCCCAATGCATTAAATTTCTCCCAATCATCTGGTTGAGAATAGTTCGGGATCATCATTCCATTTGTAACCACCACTCTTGGTGCATCTTTGTGAGACGGAAAAAGCCCCATGGGATGCCCAGAATACATTGCCAATGTTTGATCTTCTTCCATTTGTGAAAGATATTGCATCGTAAGGCGGTATTGAGCCCAGTTTTGAAAAACTGCACCATTTCCTCCGTAGGTAATGAGTTCATGCGGGTGTTGTGCCACAGCATAATCCAAATTATTTTGAATCATAAGCATAATAGATGCTGCTTGTTTGGACTTTGCAGGATATTCATCTATTGGTCGGGCATACATTTTATATCTTGGGCGTAATCTGTACATATAAATTCGCCCATATTTTTCAAGTTCTTCCTTAAACTCTTCTATCAGTTCTTTGTGTTGATGTGAAGGGAAATATCTCAGTGCGTTTTTAAGTGCAAGTTTCTTTTCTTCTTCATTTAGAATCTCTTTTCTTTTAGGAGCGTGATTAATGCTCTCTTCGTAAGGAAGAGCCTCTGGTAATATATTAGGAATTCCTTGCTTTATATCTTCTTGGAATTGTTCTAAAGTCATTTTTTTCTGTTTTCTTTCTTGCGGTTAAATTTTTCAGTAAACCCATACGGACAGTGTCTGCACATATTTTCACAACAGTATCCTCTTTTTAAATGATATGCTTCTGTAAAAACTTTGTAACCTTTTTCGGATAAATAGTAATCTTTATTATCGGTTTTATTATCCTTGTTTTTTTCTGCTTCAAACATACATTACAATTGTTGAAATTCCAAGTAGAATTAACCCTGTTTTAACAATTTTTTAACAAGATAAAATTTGAGAAATTTCAGTGCTAAGTACTGCTTGATCAAGTTCTTTCTGTTCACCAGTGGACATATTCTTTACAATAGCAGTGTTCTTTTTTATTTCATCCTCTCCAATCAACACCACAATTGGTATTTGTTTTTTATTGGCGTAGTTCATTTGTTTCTTCATTTTTGAAGATTCGGGATAGAATTCTGCTGAAATATTATGCGCACGAAGTTCCTTAATCAGTTTTAGAGAAAGCGTGGTATTTTCTATTCCAAAATTAATAAAGCATACTTGGCAAGTGGATTCTCTATATTCTGGGAAAAGTCCTAACTCTTCAAGTACGAGATAGATTCTATCTAAACCAAATGATATACCTACACCAGACATATTTTTGAGTCCAAAAATACCTGTAAGATTGTCATAACGACCTCCACCACCAATAGATCCAAGTTGTACCTCATTGGAAGTTACTTCAAAAATGGCACCTGTGTAGTAATCTAATCCTCTGGCAAGTGTTAAATCTAGAACAAGTTGAGATTTATTGAGTCCAAGTTCTTTTATTGTTCCGAGAACAAATGTGAGTTCCTCAATTCCTTTTTGTCCTATCTCGGAGTGAGCCAAAAGAACCGATAATCCTTGGATGATTTCATCATTTGATCCTTGTAGTTCCAGAAATTTCTTGATGATTTCAATGGAAGAATCAGCAATTTCTTTTTTACTTAACTCCTCTAATACTTTATCTAAACCAATTTTATCTAGTTTATCTAAAATGACGGTAAATTCTCCAAATTTATTTTCAATATCCGCTATTTCGGCAATACCTGCAAGAATTTTTCGGTTATTCATTCTTATAGAAACATCCAATCCTAGACCACTAAATACTTGGTCATAAAGTTGTACGAGTTCTACTTCGTTTACCAAAGAATCTGAACCGATGATATCTGCATCGCACTGGAAAAACTCACGATATCTTCCTCTTTGTGGTCTATCTGCTCTCCAAACGGGTTGAATTTGATATCTTTTAAAAGGAAAAGTAAGCTTACTTTGGTTCATCACTACATAGCGAGCAAAGGGTACGGTGAGATCATATCTTAATGCACGATCACAAATTTTGGGTGTTAACTGTGTATAGTTTTTTTCTTCTAAAACAGTAGATTCTATTTTTTTTAGATACTCCCCATTGTTCAAGATTTTAAAAATCAATCTGTCTCCTTCTTCTCCATATTTTCCCATTAGGGTTTGGTAATTTTCAAAAGAAGGTGTTTCTATTGGGGCAAAAGCATATTGTTCGAATGCTTTTTTGATATTATTAAAAATAAAATTTCTCTTTTGCATTTCTATAGGTGAGAAATCTCTTGTTCCTTTTGCCAATGATACTTTCATCGTTGTTTTTTAAATTTTTTACTTCCTTGGTACATTTCTACACCGATCAGTTCACATTCTATTTTACCTTGAAAAATACGCCCGTATTTCTTTTTTGGCTTTAAGCCAATTTTTTTACTGAGTTCATGCCTAGGTGCAATAAACCAAGCTTCGGAACCCGAATAATTTTGTTTCAAACAATTACCAATTCCTGAATAAAGCTCCATCAATTCACTTTTAATACGCATATTATAAGGAGGGTTACTCATGATAAAACAATTTTGAAGCGGTTTTTGTTCCTCCAAAAAATCGGATTTTTGTAAGCTAACCACATCATCTAGTTTGACGTTTTCAAGATGTTTTTTGGTCATTGCTAAGCATTTACCTTGCTTATCGGCACCATAAAATTGATGTCCGAAATAGGTGATTTTATCGATGCTTACTTCTTTTATTTTTTGCCAAAGTGCTTTATCAAAACCTCTCCAATGCATAAATGCCCAATTTCTACGAATAATTCCTCCTGGAATATCTTGTGCATGAAAGATTGCTTCTATTAAAAAAGTACCCGATCCACACATAGGATCATAAAAATCTTTTTCTTTTGGCCAGCCTGCAAGTTTGAGTAATCCAGATGCCAAGACTTCATTTATTGGTGCTTGGTGTTTTTCTGTTCGGTAGCCTCTTTTAAATAATGGTTGCCCTGATGAATTGAGGTAAACCGTTGCTCTTGTTTCTTCCACATGGACAAATACAGGAACGTCGGGTCTTTTTGCATCTACATTAGGTCTTTCACCATTATATACTTCTTTAAAACGATCCACGATTCCGTCCTTCGTTTTGAGTTCGAGATAATGAGTGTTATTAAAAGTATGAGAATTAAATGCTACAGCTTTTACCACAAAGCTTTTGGCAATACTTATATGATGTTCCCAGTTGATATTGTTGATATTATTGTAATAATCATCTTCGTTATAAAAACGGAAATAATCTATTTCTACCAAAACATCAATAGCAGTACGAAGGCGAAAATTAGCTTTATAGACAAACCCTATATCTCCTTTACAACTTACTGCTCTGTTTTTTATCTTGACATCACGTCCTCCAATGCGTTTAAGTTCTTCACTTAACACTTGTTCTAGACCACTGAATGTTCTTACTACTATGTTTAAATTGTCGTTTTGCATCATTGTCGCAAATATACTCTTCTCTATTCTTTCGAACAATAATTTTTTTTACTTATGTTAAATAGTTAAGTGAATATACTATTCATGATGTATTTTCAGCAAGTAATGGGAGAAAATTGATCAAAAGTTAAACGGTTTCTTATAAATAATACAAATGCTTCTTAAATCTTCTGTTTGTAGCGTATTATTCAAATGTTTTCTTTAAAAATTTTTCTAATTGGTCAACTTCGAGATCCTTGGCAAGTATCACTCCGTTTTTGTCTAAAAGATAAGAGTAGGGGATATAGTCAATTTGATATTTTTCTATCAAAGGACTGTTCCAACCTATGAGATCTGAGGCGTGGCTAGAGAAGTTTAGTTGATCTTCTTGAATTGCCTTTTGCCATTTGGCTTTATGATCATTTTTGGTTTCTTCTTTGATGTCTCCATCAAAACTAATTTGTAGGATTTTAAAATCCTTTTTTTGATATTTTGGATACAATTCTTTCAGTTCACCATTTGCTTTGCGGCAAGGTTTACACCAAGAAGCCCAAAAATCTATAAAAAGATAATTTCCTTTAAAATCGTCGGTACTAATTTTTTTTCCTGCCAAAGATTTTAAAGCGATTGTTGGGAGTTTTTCACCTACTTGAATCCCTGTTTTAACCTCGGGAGTAGATTTGCAGCTATGGAAAAAGAAGGCAACCGAAAGGGTTGCCAATAGAGTGATTTTTTTGATCATTTTTTAGTCAATTCTTGTGATATCAGCACCTAGTTTTTGAAGTCTTTCTACAATATTTTCGTAACCACGGTCTATTTGTTCTATATTGTGAATAGTAGATTCTCCTTTTGCAGAAAGTGCGGCGATTAATAAAGAAATTCCCGCTCGTATATCTGGAGAAACCATATTCGTTGCCTTTAGCGGACTTTTATGCTCGTGTCCAATAACGGTAGCTCTGTGTGGGTCACAAAGAATAATTTGCGCACCCATATCTATAAGTTTATCAGTGAAGAAAAGACGTGATTCAAACATTTTTTGATGAATAAGAACAGATCCTTTTGCTTGCGTAGCTACCACGAGTACGATACTTAGTAAATCTGGAGTAAAACCAGGCCAAGGAGCATCTGCAATGGTAAGAATTGAACCATCAATAAAGTTTTCTATTGCATAACTATCCTGAGCAGGAATATAAATATCGTCACCTTTTCGTTCTAGTTGGATTCCTAGTTTTCTGAAAACAGTAGGAATTTGCCCAAGTTTGTCATAAGCAACATCTTTAATGGTCAGTTCAGATTTTGTCATGGCTGCCATTCCTATCCAAGATCCTATTTCAATCATGTCTGGTAGGATTCTGTGATTACAACCTTCCAGTTTTTCTACACCTTCTATATGGAGCATATTAGAACCAACCCCCGTGATTTTTCCACCCATGGCGTTAATCATCTCACAAAGTTGCTGAATATAGGGTTCGCAAGCGGCGTTATAGATTGTTGTTTTTCCTTTTGCCAATGCTGCTGCCATTACAATATTTGCAGTTCCAGTAACCGAGGCTTCATCTAGAAGCATAAAAGTTCCATTAAGTTCTTTGGATTCTATGCTGTAGTATCGTTTTTCCTTGTTGTAAACAAATTCGGCTCCCAAGTTTTTGAGTCCAATGAAATGGGTATCAAGTCTTCTTCTTCCTATTTTATCACCTCCTGGCTTTGGAATTCCTGCTTTTCCAAAACGTGCCAAAAGTGGACCAACAATCATAATTGACCCTCGAATGGAAGCTCCTTTTACACGAAATTCTTCGGTTTCCATATATTCGAGGTTAATTTCATCTGCTTGAAAAGCAAAAATTCCTTTACCTCTTTTAGAGACTTTTACTCCTAAATCTTGTAGGATTTCTATTAGTCTGTTTACGTCAATTATATTTGGGACATTAGAAATAACCACTTCCTTATCGGTAAGCAATACGGCGCAGATTACTTGTAATGCCTCGTTTTTGGCACCTTGTGGGGTAATATTTCCTGAGAGTTTTTTTCCTCCTCTTATTTTAAATGAAGCCATTTTTAAATATTTTTTTCAAATTCCTTTCAAAGATAAGGTTTGAAAAGTGGATTTCGAAATCTAATTTCATTTTCTTTTAAGATTTATAGATAAAAAAACGGGGGATATACTTGTTTTGTCATATTTAATACTGGTACTTATTAGTTACATCAGGAATGGTTTTGTCTGTGCATGTTTTCTCTTTTAAACAAAATATTTTTGTACTTTGGTAAGACTTATAATGAGTTTGGTAATTATTTTTAGGACGGAACGCAGTTTTAATCGGAAAAAGTATTAGAAAATGGACATTATTGAGAAAATAGTCATACCTATAATTGGAATTTTAGTTTCAATTTTTGCTGCATATGTAACAGCAAATAAAGTCTATAAATCACAACTAGACAATGGAAAAGTTTTATTGTTGGAAATTATAAAATGATCATTAATAATTATGACAGAAATAGAAGAGCCAAAACGACGAAGTTATTTAAGGCAGATACTTGGTAAAGAATACTTTATATTGAAGCGAAAATTCCATTGGTTTTTTGGTAATAAAAAATGGGCTTTAACGAAACAAAATAAACAGTTTGAACATCTTGTTTTTACGCACAGATCGATGATTTTGAGACCACTAAAAGACGTTGATATGTACTTACAAGAAAACAAAAGAACCAATCTTAAAATAGCTGTTTCTCACCTTGATAAAATTATTATAAAACCTCATGAAACATTTTCTATTTGGAAACTTGTTGGAAGACCCACTAAAAGAAAAGGATATTTGGAAGGATTAATTCTCAATCAAGGTCAAATTGGGAGAGATACAGGTGGTGGGTTATGCCAATTAGGTAATTTACTTTTTTGGACTTTTGCTCATTCTCCGTTGACGATAACTGAAAGATACCGCCATGGTTTTGATGTTTTCCCAGATATTAATAGAAAAGTACCTTTTGGAGCAGGAGCGACTCTTTCTTATAATTATATTGATCTACAAGTGAAAAATGAAACGGATAATCAATTTCAGTTGATCCTCTGGCTCGACAAAACTCATCTAAATGTGAATTTACTTAGCGAGAATAAAATTAAAAAAGAATATAAAGTGGAGGAACGTAATCATGTGATGAAACAACAGTTCTGGGGAGGTTATTCAAGACATAATCAAATTTTTCAAATTGAAAATAATAAAGAAGTATTAACGGAGAAGCTACTTGTAGAAAATCATGCAATTATGATGTATAATCCGTTTCTTGAAAAAAAGGAATAAAAAAACAGAGACTCCACAAAAGAATCTCTGTTTTTATAATAAATAAGGGAAATCTATTTCCTAAAGAAAAGAATAGTTTTTTCCGTAATAAAGCATTTGATCTACAAAATTATCTGGATAAGTTATTTTTGCACTAGTGATATTTCCATCAGCATCTTTTACTGGGGCGATAATAGGATTTACAAATCCACTATATGGTGCCGAGTTAAATTGTGCGTTTCTTTCCAAAATTTCTTTATGAAGTTCTTGGTTTACTTTTACTCCATAATTTTCTACTAAGGCTTGCCCTGCTTCAAAATCACCTTCAGATTTTATTCTTTGGGTTTCTCTTAATAAATCTCCGAATAGCGTATGAAGCTTATCGTAATCTAAGACATTAAAATAGGTTTTACCATCTTTTACTACCTTTTCTATTACACGATCTTTTTGACCTTTCTCAAATACCCAAGCAGCAACAAATTGACGGTTTCTCATGTGGGCTTCTTCAATATCGGCACCTTGTTCTAGCCTAATCAATTGTGTCATCAAACCATTTCTTATATATCCATCATAAGCAGCTTTTCCTACAGCTTTCCAGTCCTCTACAAGACCGAGTTCTTGAAGTTTTGGATCATAAAGATAATATAAACCTACTAAATCTGCACGACCTTCTTCTAGTGTAGAAGCATAGTTTTTAAGTGTTTCTTTAGGTTGTCCAATTCCTGCATTTATTTTACCCGAAGCATGTCCAATTACTTCATGAAGTGATGTATGGAGTTTATCTGCCAATGCACCATATTTTTCTTCTAGTTCGATTTCCTCTTTATCATGAGCAAATTCTTTTAATCGATCACTTCCGCCATCTTGAGCATAAGCATAAACAATATTGGCAAGTGAAACAGATTTAGATCCGTGCTTTTCTCTAATCCAGTTATTGTTTGGTAAATTGACACCAATAGGTGTAGAAGGCGAGGCATCACCAGCTTCACCAGCAACATTTACAGTTTTGTATTTGATTCCAACTACATTTTTCTTTTTATGATCCGGTAGTAGGGGAGAATTGTCCTCAAACCATTGTGCATTTTTAGAAAGTACCGACATTTTTTTACTCATGTCAAAGTCCGTAATTTGTACAATAGTTTCATAAGAACCTCTATAAGCTTTTGGGTCATTATACACTTCCACAAAACCATTAATATAATCAATGTCTGTAGGGTTATTTGCCCAGGCAATATTATAGGCGTCCCACATTTTTAAATCACCTGTTTGGTAGTATTTTATTAATAAATCAAAGGCTTTTGCTTGGGCGTCATTCTCGGCAACAGTTTTAGCTTGCTCTAGCCAATACACTACTTTTTCTAGTGCTGTACCATACATACCACCTACTTTCCAAACTTTTTCTTCGAGACTTCCATCTGCTTTTCTTACAAGTTTAGAGTTTAAACCAATTTCAATAGGTTCTTCACCTTGATTTTTAATCGCTTCAGCATAAAATTTATCTACTTCTTCAGCAGTAATATCAGGGTCATAAAAATTAATTGCAGAACCTTTTAGTAGTCCTTTTTTAGGGTCTAAATTAACTTTTTTGGCATCCACATTTTTGTCAAAAATAGCAGTAAGGATATCCTTTGATAATTCCTGATTTGTTGCTGCCAGTAGTGTTTCAAAATAAGTTTGAGAAAAGTCTGGGTTTATTTTGTCATTAGAATAATGATGATGAATCCCGTTTGAAAACCACACACGCTTAGCATAGGTCATAAAAGATTTCCACTCACCACTTTTTTGGTTTCCTTTATAGTTTGCAACAATATTTTCGATTACTTTCCTAATTTTGAGATTATAACGGTAGTTTTGATCCCACATGATATCTCTACCACTTAATCCAGCTTGGTTTAAGAAATAAACTAATTTTTTTTGTCTATCAGATAACTCTTCAAAACCAGGTACTTGATATCTTAATACTTTGATATCTGCAAACTGATCTACTTTCCAGTTAAACGCTGATTTCGTTTCCTTTTTTTCAATTTTTACGTTTTCCTGAGCCTTTTTTTCTTGAGTACAAGAAGAAAGACTTAGCAATCCCATGCAACTCAATGCAATGAGGTTTTTATTGATTCTCATGATTTATTTTTTCTGTTATGAGGTAAAGATAAATATTCTCATGGAAATA contains:
- a CDS encoding dipeptidyl peptidase 3, with the translated sequence MRINKNLIALSCMGLLSLSSCTQEKKAQENVKIEKKETKSAFNWKVDQFADIKVLRYQVPGFEELSDRQKKLVYFLNQAGLSGRDIMWDQNYRYNLKIRKVIENIVANYKGNQKSGEWKSFMTYAKRVWFSNGIHHHYSNDKINPDFSQTYFETLLAATNQELSKDILTAIFDKNVDAKKVNLDPKKGLLKGSAINFYDPDITAEEVDKFYAEAIKNQGEEPIEIGLNSKLVRKADGSLEEKVWKVGGMYGTALEKVVYWLEQAKTVAENDAQAKAFDLLIKYYQTGDLKMWDAYNIAWANNPTDIDYINGFVEVYNDPKAYRGSYETIVQITDFDMSKKMSVLSKNAQWFEDNSPLLPDHKKKNVVGIKYKTVNVAGEAGDASPSTPIGVNLPNNNWIREKHGSKSVSLANIVYAYAQDGGSDRLKEFAHDKEEIELEEKYGALADKLHTSLHEVIGHASGKINAGIGQPKETLKNYASTLEEGRADLVGLYYLYDPKLQELGLVEDWKAVGKAAYDGYIRNGLMTQLIRLEQGADIEEAHMRNRQFVAAWVFEKGQKDRVIEKVVKDGKTYFNVLDYDKLHTLFGDLLRETQRIKSEGDFEAGQALVENYGVKVNQELHKEILERNAQFNSAPYSGFVNPIIAPVKDADGNITSAKITYPDNFVDQMLYYGKNYSFL
- the murA gene encoding UDP-N-acetylglucosamine 1-carboxyvinyltransferase — protein: MASFKIRGGKKLSGNITPQGAKNEALQVICAVLLTDKEVVISNVPNIIDVNRLIEILQDLGVKVSKRGKGIFAFQADEINLEYMETEEFRVKGASIRGSIMIVGPLLARFGKAGIPKPGGDKIGRRRLDTHFIGLKNLGAEFVYNKEKRYYSIESKELNGTFMLLDEASVTGTANIVMAAALAKGKTTIYNAACEPYIQQLCEMINAMGGKITGVGSNMLHIEGVEKLEGCNHRILPDMIEIGSWIGMAAMTKSELTIKDVAYDKLGQIPTVFRKLGIQLERKGDDIYIPAQDSYAIENFIDGSILTIADAPWPGFTPDLLSIVLVVATQAKGSVLIHQKMFESRLFFTDKLIDMGAQIILCDPHRATVIGHEHKSPLKATNMVSPDIRAGISLLIAALSAKGESTIHNIEQIDRGYENIVERLQKLGADITRID
- a CDS encoding THUMP domain-containing protein; translated protein: MMQNDNLNIVVRTFSGLEQVLSEELKRIGGRDVKIKNRAVSCKGDIGFVYKANFRLRTAIDVLVEIDYFRFYNEDDYYNNINNINWEHHISIAKSFVVKAVAFNSHTFNNTHYLELKTKDGIVDRFKEVYNGERPNVDAKRPDVPVFVHVEETRATVYLNSSGQPLFKRGYRTEKHQAPINEVLASGLLKLAGWPKEKDFYDPMCGSGTFLIEAIFHAQDIPGGIIRRNWAFMHWRGFDKALWQKIKEVSIDKITYFGHQFYGADKQGKCLAMTKKHLENVKLDDVVSLQKSDFLEEQKPLQNCFIMSNPPYNMRIKSELMELYSGIGNCLKQNYSGSEAWFIAPRHELSKKIGLKPKKKYGRIFQGKIECELIGVEMYQGSKKFKKQR
- a CDS encoding TlpA family protein disulfide reductase, coding for MIKKITLLATLSVAFFFHSCKSTPEVKTGIQVGEKLPTIALKSLAGKKISTDDFKGNYLFIDFWASWCKPCRKANGELKELYPKYQKKDFKILQISFDGDIKEETKNDHKAKWQKAIQEDQLNFSSHASDLIGWNSPLIEKYQIDYIPYSYLLDKNGVILAKDLEVDQLEKFLKKTFE
- the hisS gene encoding histidine--tRNA ligase, which codes for MKVSLAKGTRDFSPIEMQKRNFIFNNIKKAFEQYAFAPIETPSFENYQTLMGKYGEEGDRLIFKILNNGEYLKKIESTVLEEKNYTQLTPKICDRALRYDLTVPFARYVVMNQSKLTFPFKRYQIQPVWRADRPQRGRYREFFQCDADIIGSDSLVNEVELVQLYDQVFSGLGLDVSIRMNNRKILAGIAEIADIENKFGEFTVILDKLDKIGLDKVLEELSKKEIADSSIEIIKKFLELQGSNDEIIQGLSVLLAHSEIGQKGIEELTFVLGTIKELGLNKSQLVLDLTLARGLDYYTGAIFEVTSNEVQLGSIGGGGRYDNLTGIFGLKNMSGVGISFGLDRIYLVLEELGLFPEYRESTCQVCFINFGIENTTLSLKLIKELRAHNISAEFYPESSKMKKQMNYANKKQIPIVVLIGEDEIKKNTAIVKNMSTGEQKELDQAVLSTEISQILSC
- a CDS encoding urocanate hydratase, which translates into the protein MTLEQFQEDIKQGIPNILPEALPYEESINHAPKRKEILNEEEKKLALKNALRYFPSHQHKELIEEFKEELEKYGRIYMYRLRPRYKMYARPIDEYPAKSKQAASIMLMIQNNLDYAVAQHPHELITYGGNGAVFQNWAQYRLTMQYLSQMEEDQTLAMYSGHPMGLFPSHKDAPRVVVTNGMMIPNYSQPDDWEKFNALGVTQYGQMTAGSYMYIGPQGIVHGTTITVLNAGRKIAKNGEDLSGKVFLTAGLGGMSGAQPKAGNIAGCITVCAEVNPKITKIRHEQGWIDEVVEHIDELVIRVRKAKENKEVVSIAYLGNVVEIWEKFAEENLYVDLGSDQTSLHNPWAGGYYPVQLSFEEANEMMANQPELFKEKVQESLRRQTDAINKHTAKGTYFFDYGNAFLLEASRAGADIMAENGVDFKYPSYVQDIMGPMCFDYGFGPFRWVCTSGKPEDLAYTDDLAKEVLRNLNKKAPKEISQQMLDNIQWIDGAQENKLVVGSQARILYADSEGRIEIAKAFNEAISLGKIGPVVLGRDHHDVSGTDSPYRETSNIYDGSRFTADMAIQNVIGDSFRGATWVSIHNGGGVGWGEVINGGFGMLLDGSDDANRRLENMLFWDVNNGIARRNWARNEGATFAIKRAMEQNEKLIVTLPNIVDEKIL
- a CDS encoding VanW family protein, which encodes MTEIEEPKRRSYLRQILGKEYFILKRKFHWFFGNKKWALTKQNKQFEHLVFTHRSMILRPLKDVDMYLQENKRTNLKIAVSHLDKIIIKPHETFSIWKLVGRPTKRKGYLEGLILNQGQIGRDTGGGLCQLGNLLFWTFAHSPLTITERYRHGFDVFPDINRKVPFGAGATLSYNYIDLQVKNETDNQFQLILWLDKTHLNVNLLSENKIKKEYKVEERNHVMKQQFWGGYSRHNQIFQIENNKEVLTEKLLVENHAIMMYNPFLEKKE
- a CDS encoding DUF5522 domain-containing protein, whose translation is MFEAEKNKDNKTDNKDYYLSEKGYKVFTEAYHLKRGYCCENMCRHCPYGFTEKFNRKKENRKK